TCCAGGGCTTCCAGACGGTTGCGGGCCACAAAGGCATCCGCCGCCGGTATGCCGTACGTTGCGCACAATTCCCGACCGAAAAAGCGGTCGCGTTCCAGCCTCATGGCATCGCGCACCGGGGAAAGCACCGGTACATCCATGGCCAGAAATTCGTCTTTCCACTCCTGCTCATGCCAATTGATCGACATGGGGATGACCAGATCAATATCCAGATCCCGGATCAACGGACACGGGTTCGGATACTCTTTATAATGAAACGTCCCTCCTTCCAGCGACGGCCCATAGTTGCCGTAATCGCGGGTCAGGTAACACCAGGTTTTAGCACCCCGTTCCGAGAGTACACGCATGGCCGAAGACGCAAAAGACCCCATCCCCAGCACCATAATACGCGCTTGTCTGCCGTCAATAATATCTTGCATAGTCCGTCCTTTTTTTAGTATCTTAACTGAAAAATAAAAACCAGGACGCATTGATCAAAAAATGCGTCAGGGCCGAAGCCGTGATTTTACGGGTTCGAATATAGACCCAGCCGTAGAACACACCGGAGAGCGTCGCCAACAGCATCATAGCCCACGGCACCGGGAACTCGGCACCGCCGAGCGAAACCTGTGCCACCGGCGCGTACACATCATTGATATGCGCCAATCCGTAAATCACGGATGATATGACAAGCGCCCACAACACATTATAGCGCCGATTCTGCAGTTTCTTTTCTATCAATGTATACAGCACCCCGCGGAACAAAATCTCCTGGGGAATCGCAATAAAAAATCCAATAGAAATCAGCTTGACAATCACCTGATGAAATCCGGGAAGCCGTTTGGCCATGCTGACAAAACCGATCTGACCGCCGACAACCGTCAGGAGCACAAACAAAATCATAAAATGAAACAGCGCCACAGTCCATTCCCGCTGTTCGAGCCGGTACTCGTAGCCGAGTGGAAAATTGAGCCGGACCTGATAAATATATAGCAACAGTAGCAATCCGAACAGCATGGACAATGACACAAAGGCATGTACCGGCGGCAAGTTAACCATACCGATCCCCCCGAATTCCAGCGAAACCCAGAGAACGGCGAGTATTACCATATCGTGCCATAATAAAGACTGTTTATCTTTGGGCCGAATAAACAGCAAAAGCAGAGGCGTAGCAGTGTACAGCAACAGCCAAAGAGACTGCATCACAGAGACCTGATCGGTCAGCAGACCATACAGCACCAGGGTCAGCCATCCCGCTGCAGCAATGATCCGGATATTAATGCGGCCCTGCGATTTCT
This genomic window from candidate division KSB1 bacterium contains:
- a CDS encoding CPBP family intramembrane glutamic endopeptidase yields the protein MFVKRWQKSQGRINIRIIAAAGWLTLVLYGLLTDQVSVMQSLWLLLYTATPLLLLFIRPKDKQSLLWHDMVILAVLWVSLEFGGIGMVNLPPVHAFVSLSMLFGLLLLLYIYQVRLNFPLGYEYRLEQREWTVALFHFMILFVLLTVVGGQIGFVSMAKRLPGFHQVIVKLISIGFFIAIPQEILFRGVLYTLIEKKLQNRRYNVLWALVISSVIYGLAHINDVYAPVAQVSLGGAEFPVPWAMMLLATLSGVFYGWVYIRTRKITASALTHFLINASWFLFFS